The Listeria monocytogenes genome window below encodes:
- the eetB gene encoding flavinylation system FAD exporter subunit EetB encodes MTKNRRLVYIALLAAQAVVISLLERAIPFPFAFAPGAKLGLANIITCISLYTLSAKDTFMIICIRLVLSTLLGGTISTFMYSAAGAILSFLGMWLVQLLGPKRVSIIGVSVTGGILHNVGQLVIASWIAGTWSVMLYLPVLSFIGILSGIAVGIAANYLLKNVQTLRMFADAKQSQAAQK; translated from the coding sequence ATGACAAAAAACAGACGATTAGTATATATAGCACTTCTGGCTGCTCAAGCGGTCGTCATTAGTTTACTCGAGCGGGCTATTCCGTTTCCATTTGCATTTGCTCCTGGGGCGAAACTTGGTCTTGCTAATATTATTACGTGTATATCACTTTATACGCTATCAGCAAAAGATACATTTATGATAATCTGCATTCGATTAGTTTTATCCACTTTACTTGGTGGGACTATTTCGACTTTTATGTATAGTGCGGCGGGAGCTATCTTGAGTTTTCTTGGGATGTGGCTCGTACAACTACTCGGACCGAAACGTGTGAGCATTATTGGCGTTAGTGTTACCGGTGGGATTTTACATAACGTTGGACAGCTCGTGATTGCAAGTTGGATTGCAGGCACTTGGTCCGTTATGCTTTATTTGCCAGTATTATCTTTCATCGGTATTCTTTCTGGCATTGCGGTTGGGATTGCAGCAAATTACCTGCTAAAAAACGTCCAAACTTTGCGGATGTTCGCTGATGCTAAACAAAGTCAAGCAGCACAAAAATAA
- a CDS encoding KDGP aldolase yields the protein MNKKKFENLPKWNNFALFNFLAKDKENSLEVMEAARGFAVPGIVATNYETAEEAANVVKELQTTAPVISVGLGGGGDWQNWRDVLHIARLVPNTHINQPIETSGLTNGLLPETYTNALVRPTGKVGIVKLSSGDEITAEEAVDYCLSANIPSIKFMSIEGTKYLDELVYLTKIAADKGIYGIEPAGGIGAENILEITTAIKSTGIPFYMPHIFGKTIDKVTGRTKPEEIAKIFAALEGN from the coding sequence TTGAACAAGAAAAAATTCGAAAATCTACCGAAATGGAATAATTTTGCGCTATTCAATTTTTTAGCGAAAGATAAAGAAAATAGTCTGGAAGTCATGGAAGCGGCGCGCGGTTTTGCTGTTCCGGGAATCGTTGCAACGAACTATGAAACAGCAGAAGAAGCCGCAAATGTGGTGAAAGAATTGCAAACAACAGCTCCAGTTATTAGTGTTGGCCTAGGTGGTGGCGGAGACTGGCAAAACTGGCGTGATGTTCTTCATATTGCTCGTCTTGTTCCAAACACTCATATTAACCAACCAATCGAAACCTCGGGATTAACAAATGGCTTGCTCCCGGAAACATACACTAATGCACTCGTTCGTCCAACCGGGAAAGTTGGCATCGTCAAACTATCTTCCGGAGACGAAATTACCGCAGAAGAAGCTGTCGATTATTGTTTATCCGCCAACATCCCGTCCATCAAATTTATGAGCATTGAAGGCACAAAATATTTAGATGAACTAGTTTATTTAACAAAAATTGCAGCAGATAAGGGCATTTATGGCATTGAGCCGGCAGGAGGGATTGGCGCTGAAAACATCCTTGAAATAACAACCGCCATCAAGTCCACAGGAATTCCCTTTTATATGCCGCATATTTTTGGAAAAACAATTGATAAAGTCACAGGTCGGACAAAACCAGAAGAAATCGCGAAAATTTTTGCTGCTTTGGAGGGGAATTAA
- a CDS encoding cyclic nucleotide phosphodiesterase: protein MIRFFKIVTPILLSFSLVACGSASGKTEKITAPIEKDRNLSMVVTTDVHYFAPSLTDNGKAFEKYVAAGDGKQLAYSDEITDAFLADVESKKTDVLIISGDLTNNGEKTSHEELAKKLTQVEKNGTQVFVVPGNHDINNPWARKFEKEKQLPTDTISPTDFSKIYSDFGYGDAISRDEFSLSYLAAPSSKVWLLMLDTAIYKTNMQQGNPTTEGGLTAGTLDWIKESSALAKKNGAKLIPVLHHNLTDHNDVIQKGYTINYNQQVIDALTTGSMDFSLSGHIHTQNIRSAKSTDGKEITDIVTNALSVFPHKYGNITYSAKNKNFTYQSQKLDMEAWAKAQGSKDENLLHFNQFDYETFYNSGYDKAMMDLMTDESYDKYSQADKEKMADTMGLNNMYFFAGTAPPKSDGMALWDSAPNSFLKDYVLSSSNPPKKSNDYYVSP, encoded by the coding sequence GTGATTCGATTTTTTAAAATAGTTACACCGATACTCTTATCTTTTTCTCTTGTCGCTTGTGGTTCTGCAAGTGGCAAAACGGAAAAAATTACTGCGCCAATTGAGAAAGACCGTAATTTATCGATGGTCGTAACGACGGATGTTCATTACTTTGCTCCATCACTAACCGACAACGGAAAAGCTTTTGAAAAATATGTGGCTGCGGGTGATGGGAAACAGTTAGCTTATAGTGATGAAATAACCGATGCTTTTTTAGCGGATGTCGAGTCCAAAAAGACAGACGTTCTTATTATTAGCGGCGACCTTACGAACAACGGTGAAAAAACAAGTCATGAGGAGTTAGCCAAAAAACTTACTCAAGTAGAGAAAAATGGGACGCAAGTTTTTGTTGTTCCGGGTAATCATGATATTAACAATCCTTGGGCCCGCAAATTTGAAAAAGAGAAGCAGTTACCAACCGACACTATATCACCAACAGATTTCAGTAAAATTTATAGTGACTTTGGATATGGAGACGCTATTTCAAGAGATGAGTTTTCGCTGAGTTATTTAGCTGCTCCTTCTTCCAAAGTATGGCTACTAATGTTAGACACAGCAATTTATAAAACAAATATGCAGCAAGGAAATCCCACAACAGAAGGTGGACTAACAGCAGGAACATTAGATTGGATAAAAGAAAGCAGTGCGCTTGCTAAGAAAAATGGTGCTAAACTTATCCCTGTTTTGCACCATAATTTAACTGATCATAATGATGTCATCCAAAAAGGTTATACGATTAATTATAATCAACAAGTAATTGATGCTCTTACGACAGGCTCTATGGATTTTTCTTTAAGTGGTCATATTCATACGCAAAATATCCGCTCTGCGAAAAGCACAGATGGCAAAGAAATCACCGATATCGTAACTAATGCCCTCTCTGTTTTCCCGCATAAATATGGCAATATTACTTATAGCGCAAAAAACAAAAACTTCACGTATCAATCACAAAAATTAGATATGGAAGCTTGGGCAAAAGCACAAGGCTCTAAGGATGAAAATTTGCTTCATTTTAATCAATTTGATTACGAAACTTTTTATAATAGTGGCTACGATAAGGCAATGATGGATTTAATGACCGATGAATCTTATGATAAATACAGCCAAGCAGATAAGGAAAAAATGGCAGATACCATGGGATTAAATAACATGTATTTCTTCGCTGGAACTGCCCCTCCAAAATCTGACGGTATGGCGTTATGGGATTCTGCACCAAATTCATTTTTGAAAGATTACGTTTTAAGTTCGTCTAATCCACCTAAGAAAAGTAATGATTACTATGTTAGTCCTTAA
- a CDS encoding FAD-dependent oxidoreductase, translating to MPEKNIVLIGAGYAGVHAAKKLAKKYKKDKDVNITLIDRHSYHTMMTELHEVAGGRVEPTAIQYDLRRLFNRTKVNLVTDNVTHVDHDKKVVTTEHGSYPFDYLVLGMGGEPNDFGTPGVGENGFTLWSWEDSVKLRNHIEETVTKASREQDVEKRKAMLTFVVCGSGFTGIEMVGELLEWKDRLAKDNKIDASEIKLVVVEAAPTILNMLERRDADKAERYMVKKGIEIMKNAAIVEVKPESIVLKSGEELPTNTLIWTAGVRANSDTKDYGMESARAGRLKVNQYMEAEGLKDVYVVGDLAYFEDEEGKPTPQIVEGAEQTALTAAKSIIVEMSGTGEKEPFQGKYHGVMVSIGAKYGVAHLGGMHLSGWFAILMKHMVNLYYFFGIRSGYYMWQYIMHEFFHIKDHRNIFRGWTSRYGNVLWVLPLRVYLGWFWIDEALSKIYGETTWDKVSITNLKPLFNGIGSDSWLTATSSKMPFEWLQTAATSGASQAAGDAAGAAATNVTTPILSHMPGWFEWIMKLLMPNLDVALVMQKVVPFVELAIGLAMVVGLFTWLVSIGSAGFLVMFTLSAMLGWDKFWALPASIALLNGAGRTFGLDYWAVPWFQKHLGHWWYGKPRSVYRDK from the coding sequence ATGCCTGAAAAGAATATCGTTTTAATTGGGGCAGGATATGCAGGTGTACACGCTGCTAAGAAATTAGCTAAGAAATACAAGAAAGACAAAGACGTTAATATTACATTAATCGATCGTCATTCGTACCATACAATGATGACTGAACTACATGAGGTTGCTGGTGGACGTGTTGAACCAACTGCAATTCAATATGATTTACGTCGCTTGTTTAATAGAACAAAAGTTAATCTTGTAACTGATAACGTGACACATGTAGATCATGATAAAAAAGTTGTAACAACAGAGCACGGAAGTTATCCGTTTGATTACCTAGTACTTGGTATGGGCGGAGAACCTAATGATTTTGGGACTCCTGGTGTTGGCGAAAATGGCTTTACACTTTGGTCTTGGGAAGATTCTGTTAAGTTACGCAATCATATTGAAGAAACTGTAACGAAAGCATCTCGCGAACAAGACGTTGAAAAACGTAAAGCAATGTTAACATTCGTTGTTTGTGGATCTGGATTTACTGGTATCGAAATGGTTGGGGAACTTTTAGAATGGAAAGATCGTCTTGCTAAAGATAATAAAATTGACGCATCTGAAATTAAACTAGTTGTAGTAGAAGCAGCTCCAACTATCCTAAACATGCTTGAAAGAAGAGACGCTGACAAAGCAGAACGTTACATGGTTAAAAAAGGTATTGAAATCATGAAAAATGCTGCTATTGTTGAAGTTAAACCTGAAAGCATCGTACTTAAATCTGGCGAAGAACTTCCAACAAACACATTAATTTGGACTGCTGGTGTTCGCGCTAACTCTGATACAAAAGATTACGGTATGGAATCTGCTCGCGCAGGTCGTTTGAAAGTAAACCAATATATGGAAGCTGAAGGTCTTAAAGACGTTTATGTCGTTGGTGACCTTGCTTACTTTGAAGATGAAGAAGGCAAACCAACTCCGCAAATCGTTGAAGGTGCTGAACAAACTGCATTAACTGCAGCGAAAAGCATCATAGTTGAAATGAGCGGTACTGGCGAGAAAGAACCATTCCAAGGTAAATATCACGGGGTAATGGTTTCTATCGGAGCTAAATACGGTGTTGCTCACCTTGGTGGTATGCACTTATCTGGTTGGTTCGCTATTTTAATGAAACATATGGTTAACTTGTATTACTTCTTCGGTATCCGCAGTGGTTACTACATGTGGCAATATATCATGCATGAATTCTTCCATATTAAAGATCACCGCAATATTTTCCGTGGTTGGACTTCTCGTTACGGTAACGTACTTTGGGTTCTTCCTTTACGTGTATATCTAGGTTGGTTCTGGATTGACGAAGCTCTTTCTAAAATCTACGGTGAAACTACATGGGATAAAGTAAGTATTACAAACTTAAAACCTTTATTTAACGGTATCGGTTCTGACTCTTGGTTAACTGCAACTAGCTCTAAAATGCCATTCGAATGGCTACAAACTGCTGCTACATCTGGCGCAAGTCAAGCTGCCGGTGACGCTGCTGGGGCTGCTGCAACAAACGTAACTACTCCAATTCTTAGTCATATGCCTGGCTGGTTCGAATGGATTATGAAACTTCTTATGCCAAACCTTGACGTTGCTCTAGTAATGCAAAAAGTTGTACCTTTTGTTGAACTTGCAATTGGTCTTGCTATGGTAGTTGGTCTATTCACTTGGCTTGTAAGTATCGGAAGTGCTGGATTCCTAGTAATGTTTACACTAAGCGCTATGCTTGGTTGGGACAAATTCTGGGCGTTACCAGCTTCTATCGCACTTCTAAATGGCGCTGGACGCACATTTGGTCTTGATTATTGGGCTGTTCCTTGGTTCCAAAAACATCTTGGTCATTGGTGGTACGGTAAGCCAAGATCCGTTTACAGAGACAAGTAA
- a CDS encoding phosphotriesterase has product MSFIRTFYGDIAPDQLGFTYSHEHIVCVPAYWQERDADDLLLDDKEKSQLDVQDFADLGGKTIVDATAVDYGRRVLDVAQISQETGIQIVGTAGFNKSFLWDGKIKPELKPIIGDFETYYEWIEHTPIEKLTEFVVNEVENGLEGTPYKAGQVKFGTGYNMITPLEEKTIRAVARAHHETKAPIHSHTEAGTMALEQIEILKQENIPLEYLSIGHMDRNLDPYYHKQVAKTGAFMSFDGIAKIKYAPESARIAAILYLVSEGFEDQILVSGDTARKTYYKHYGHGPGLEYIAKKWVPRFIDEANEKGFDGEKLVKKFFVDNPARCFTFKK; this is encoded by the coding sequence CGCCCCTGATCAGTTGGGCTTCACTTATTCACACGAGCATATCGTTTGTGTGCCGGCTTACTGGCAAGAACGAGATGCCGATGATTTACTTTTGGATGATAAAGAAAAATCGCAGCTTGACGTACAAGATTTCGCAGATTTAGGCGGAAAAACAATTGTCGATGCAACGGCGGTTGATTATGGCAGACGCGTGCTCGATGTGGCGCAAATTTCCCAAGAAACGGGCATTCAAATCGTTGGAACAGCTGGCTTTAACAAAAGTTTCTTATGGGACGGAAAAATCAAACCAGAACTGAAGCCAATCATCGGGGATTTTGAAACCTATTATGAATGGATTGAACATACTCCTATAGAAAAACTAACGGAATTCGTTGTAAATGAAGTCGAAAATGGGCTTGAAGGAACGCCGTATAAGGCCGGTCAGGTGAAATTTGGTACTGGCTACAATATGATTACACCTTTAGAAGAAAAGACGATACGCGCGGTTGCTAGAGCGCATCACGAGACAAAAGCGCCAATTCATTCTCACACAGAAGCAGGAACGATGGCTTTAGAGCAAATTGAGATTTTAAAACAAGAAAATATCCCGTTAGAATATCTTTCTATTGGGCATATGGACCGCAACCTAGACCCGTATTATCACAAGCAAGTTGCAAAAACAGGCGCATTCATGTCATTCGATGGCATTGCAAAAATCAAATACGCACCAGAAAGTGCTCGGATCGCCGCAATTCTATATCTAGTTTCGGAAGGTTTTGAAGACCAGATTTTAGTTAGTGGTGATACAGCGCGCAAAACCTATTATAAACATTACGGACATGGCCCGGGCCTTGAATACATCGCCAAAAAATGGGTGCCACGCTTTATTGACGAAGCAAACGAAAAAGGCTTTGACGGAGAAAAGTTAGTCAAAAAATTCTTCGTAGATAACCCGGCAAGATGTTTTACATTTAAAAAATAG
- a CDS encoding DUF4003 family protein — MDSAYVFDSEQATKLLMKNYELVKTSGVSFIDKRIRFLIARLFAGNNEVVNPEKFSEINKEIKRQLGMFTALNGNVRASLVGLLMANNNASGESVQQVIANYNTLIQAGFQRTEYTYFAAYLLLESENPTKTAQKAKTIHQLFKKDHPFLTKSEDVTTAVFLANLPEENTTKLAEITEYYFQAFAAKGFRKNDSLQFLATTGTLLYGEKDSKFIRRVDNIVEELRQKGIKVKPLHYSSIGILAFVMDGRKIDSGLVNLIDELQQQPGLRFGREFVTALAISLYTEKQSGQMSKEQLEGLMVNVHILIAMEQAAAVSAAAAASAAAASS, encoded by the coding sequence ATGGATTCAGCATATGTATTTGATAGCGAACAAGCAACGAAATTATTGATGAAGAACTATGAGTTAGTGAAAACGAGTGGTGTTAGTTTTATCGATAAACGAATTCGCTTTCTGATTGCTCGTCTTTTTGCGGGAAATAATGAAGTGGTTAATCCGGAGAAATTTAGTGAAATAAATAAAGAAATTAAGCGACAACTAGGCATGTTCACAGCGCTAAACGGGAATGTTCGTGCATCCTTGGTAGGATTACTTATGGCAAACAATAATGCCAGCGGTGAGAGCGTTCAGCAAGTAATTGCTAACTATAACACGTTAATCCAAGCGGGATTCCAGCGCACAGAATATACTTACTTTGCGGCATACTTATTACTAGAATCAGAAAATCCAACAAAGACGGCCCAAAAAGCAAAAACAATCCACCAACTTTTCAAAAAAGATCACCCATTTTTAACCAAAAGTGAAGATGTGACAACGGCTGTTTTCTTAGCTAATCTTCCGGAAGAAAATACCACGAAATTGGCAGAAATAACAGAGTACTATTTTCAAGCGTTCGCCGCGAAAGGTTTCCGCAAGAATGATAGCTTACAATTTTTGGCAACAACGGGAACACTTTTGTACGGTGAAAAAGATAGCAAATTCATCCGGAGAGTAGATAATATTGTAGAAGAACTACGTCAAAAAGGGATAAAAGTAAAACCGCTACATTACTCAAGTATCGGGATTTTAGCTTTTGTCATGGACGGGCGAAAAATCGATTCAGGTTTAGTAAACTTAATTGATGAATTGCAGCAACAACCAGGTTTGCGATTCGGACGGGAATTCGTTACAGCTCTGGCGATAAGCCTATATACAGAAAAACAATCAGGGCAAATGAGTAAGGAACAATTAGAAGGATTAATGGTCAATGTGCATATTTTAATCGCGATGGAACAAGCGGCAGCAGTAAGTGCGGCAGCGGCAGCGAGTGCAGCCGCCGCATCTAGTTAA
- a CDS encoding SIS domain-containing protein, producing the protein MINNYIDITVRLLENILDNEADYVKEAGAKVAESIENDGVIHLFGCGHSHILTEEVFYRAGGLAAIHPILHEPLMLHEGAAASSVLERKNDYAKTFMAEEDIRPGDIMIVLSTSGRNPVPIDVAEIAREKGAFVIVITSLQYSASQKSRHTSGKRLSDTGDIVIDNGAVKGDAVLKSANFDIAFAPTSTVTGAVILQSIFAEAIEKMVNDNFTPPVFISGNVENADAHNQALVDKYNERIPLLGMNL; encoded by the coding sequence ATGATTAATAATTACATCGATATTACGGTTCGTTTATTAGAAAACATTCTTGATAATGAAGCGGATTATGTAAAAGAAGCAGGAGCGAAGGTAGCCGAGTCCATCGAAAACGACGGAGTAATCCATTTATTTGGTTGCGGTCACTCGCATATTTTAACAGAGGAAGTATTTTACCGTGCAGGTGGGCTTGCGGCGATTCATCCGATTTTACATGAACCACTTATGCTTCACGAGGGAGCTGCGGCGTCATCTGTCTTGGAACGAAAAAATGATTATGCAAAAACATTTATGGCAGAGGAGGATATCCGTCCTGGCGATATCATGATTGTGTTATCAACATCTGGGCGAAACCCCGTACCAATTGATGTTGCTGAAATTGCGCGCGAAAAAGGTGCATTTGTTATCGTGATTACTTCGCTCCAATACTCCGCTAGCCAAAAATCTCGTCACACATCCGGAAAACGTTTATCTGATACAGGGGACATTGTAATTGATAACGGTGCCGTCAAAGGAGATGCCGTCCTAAAATCGGCAAACTTCGATATTGCATTTGCTCCAACATCGACGGTAACGGGCGCAGTCATCTTGCAATCTATTTTTGCAGAAGCAATCGAAAAAATGGTAAACGACAACTTTACACCACCAGTATTTATTAGTGGAAATGTTGAAAATGCCGATGCACATAACCAAGCACTTGTTGATAAATACAACGAGCGAATTCCATTGCTTGGAATGAATTTATAA
- the eetA gene encoding flavin-based extracellular electron transfer system protein EetA gives MKKYLSMVKRWDIIIILSLCILSFLPIAIFSYVKANEPAPANGKKELVAVISVDNKEYKTVTLTGHKGTESFDVKQPDGHTNTIEVSGEEIRISKANCNDQVCVRTGAIDKQGDTVVCLPHKLVIEVKASDGSSGDSDDPIISS, from the coding sequence GTGAAGAAGTATCTTTCTATGGTGAAGCGTTGGGATATTATTATTATTTTATCTCTTTGTATACTCTCCTTTTTGCCGATTGCTATTTTTTCATATGTAAAAGCGAATGAACCGGCTCCTGCTAATGGAAAAAAAGAGCTTGTTGCGGTTATTTCTGTGGATAATAAAGAATATAAGACTGTTACGCTCACTGGACATAAAGGAACGGAAAGCTTTGATGTGAAGCAACCAGATGGACATACTAACACGATTGAGGTTTCGGGGGAAGAAATCCGAATTAGTAAAGCGAACTGTAATGATCAGGTATGCGTTCGGACTGGGGCAATTGATAAACAAGGAGATACAGTCGTTTGTCTTCCACATAAACTAGTAATTGAAGTAAAAGCGAGTGACGGGAGTTCAGGCGATTCAGATGATCCGATTATCTCTTCCTGA
- a CDS encoding creatininase family protein codes for MLYADENSFDIGAKITKTKPVILPIGAVEAHGPHLPLGTDNILASEYSAKIAAETDGFVLPVLPYGQVWSLQDFPGSLTLSNETVTRVVIEIGESLYKQGFRLFVPVSGHLGNMAALKDAARELYAKYPDMVILHIFYPNIQKLAMDVREGKANHHTYIHACEIETSLMLYLSPENADMSRAIDDPPILPIDADFTPTPWQNFTKTAVLGEATLATAEKGEYLIEKTLKTCVELIKLEQEKIRKSTEME; via the coding sequence GTGTTATATGCAGATGAAAATTCATTTGATATTGGCGCAAAAATCACGAAAACCAAACCAGTCATTTTGCCAATAGGAGCAGTCGAAGCGCATGGGCCCCATTTGCCACTAGGAACAGACAATATTTTAGCGTCAGAATATTCTGCGAAAATAGCGGCGGAAACAGACGGATTTGTACTTCCAGTATTGCCATATGGCCAAGTTTGGAGCCTGCAAGATTTTCCTGGAAGCTTAACATTATCTAATGAAACAGTTACAAGAGTAGTCATAGAAATCGGGGAAAGCCTTTATAAACAAGGATTTCGGCTGTTTGTTCCAGTGAGCGGACACCTTGGCAATATGGCGGCGCTCAAAGATGCTGCGCGCGAACTATATGCAAAATATCCGGATATGGTTATCTTGCACATTTTTTACCCGAATATCCAAAAATTAGCAATGGACGTGCGCGAAGGAAAAGCTAATCATCATACGTACATTCATGCTTGTGAAATTGAAACATCTCTCATGCTCTACTTGTCCCCAGAAAATGCAGATATGAGTCGTGCCATAGATGATCCGCCAATTTTACCAATCGATGCGGATTTCACCCCAACCCCGTGGCAAAATTTCACGAAGACAGCAGTTCTGGGAGAAGCAACTTTAGCAACGGCAGAAAAAGGCGAATACTTGATTGAAAAAACGTTAAAAACATGTGTGGAGTTGATAAAACTTGAACAAGAAAAAATTCGAAAATCTACCGAAATGGAATAA
- a CDS encoding polyprenyl synthetase family protein yields MQLHAMWDEYPALSKDLQEVLQTIEKNIQIRDKHVEQNVKDLIHAGGKLLRPAFALLSAQAGPDYDKDRAVSIAAALEVLHMATLIHDDVVDDSPLRRGIPTIHSKYGRNYAVYTGDYLFCICFKILSAHASSVENIEFNSKNIEKILMGELDQMRTSYKMNVTVREYLTRISGKTAQLFALSCYSGATGSKATRMTVAKCYNIGHYLGMAFQIIDDVLDYTSTDEGLGKPVLNDMKQGIYSLPLIYAMKGHLSEFEPLLSQKLDMTDEASEQVLALISKYNGVEQAFKLANKYTNKALREIKKLPAGTYRDDMYRLTKNILDRDI; encoded by the coding sequence ATGCAACTTCATGCTATGTGGGATGAGTATCCTGCACTTTCCAAAGATTTACAAGAAGTCTTACAAACGATTGAAAAAAATATTCAAATTCGTGATAAACACGTAGAGCAAAATGTGAAAGATTTGATTCATGCTGGCGGAAAATTGCTACGTCCTGCTTTTGCGCTTCTTTCTGCGCAAGCTGGTCCTGATTATGATAAAGACCGCGCTGTTTCTATTGCTGCTGCACTTGAAGTACTGCATATGGCAACGTTGATTCATGATGATGTCGTTGATGATTCTCCGTTACGCCGCGGGATCCCGACGATTCATTCTAAATATGGCCGCAATTATGCTGTTTATACAGGTGATTATTTATTCTGCATCTGTTTCAAAATTTTATCCGCGCATGCTTCTTCCGTGGAGAACATTGAATTTAATAGTAAAAATATCGAAAAAATCTTAATGGGCGAACTAGACCAAATGCGCACAAGCTACAAAATGAATGTGACTGTTCGTGAATATTTGACGCGTATTTCTGGTAAAACAGCACAATTATTTGCGCTTAGTTGCTACTCCGGTGCAACAGGTAGTAAAGCAACACGTATGACAGTCGCAAAATGTTATAATATTGGACATTATCTTGGCATGGCTTTCCAAATTATTGATGACGTACTGGATTACACAAGTACGGATGAAGGCCTTGGCAAACCCGTTTTAAATGATATGAAGCAAGGTATTTATTCTCTACCACTTATTTATGCGATGAAAGGTCATTTGTCCGAATTTGAGCCACTTCTTTCACAAAAACTAGATATGACGGATGAGGCTTCTGAACAAGTTTTAGCACTTATTTCTAAATATAATGGTGTCGAACAGGCATTTAAGCTTGCTAATAAATATACGAATAAAGCTCTTCGCGAAATCAAAAAGCTACCAGCTGGCACGTATCGTGATGATATGTACCGCTTGACGAAAAATATTTTAGATCGAGATATCTAA